A stretch of Mastomys coucha isolate ucsf_1 unplaced genomic scaffold, UCSF_Mcou_1 pScaffold3, whole genome shotgun sequence DNA encodes these proteins:
- the Atp6v1g2 gene encoding V-type proton ATPase subunit G 2 has protein sequence MASQTQGIQQLLQAEKRAAEKVADARKRKARRLKQAKEEAQMEVEQYRREREQEFQSKQQAAMGSQGNLSAEVEQATRRQVQGMQSSQQRNRERVLAQLLGMVCDVRPQVHPNYRITV, from the exons ATGGCCAGTCAGACCCAGGGTATCCAGCAGCTCCTCCAGGCTGAGAAGCGGGCAGCGGAGAAGGTGGCCGATGCCAGGAAGA GGAAGGCCCGGCGACTGAAGCAAGCGAAGGAGGAGGCTCAAATGGAGGTGGAGCAATACCGCAGGGAGCGAGAGCAGGAGTTCCAGAGCAAGCAGCAGGCG gctaTGGGCTCTCAGGGGAATCTGTCTGCTGAAGTGGAGCAGGCCACGAGACGTCAGGTTCAGGGCATGCAGAGCTCCCAGCAGAGAAATCGGGAGCGTGTCCTGGCTCAGCTTCTCGGCATGGTCTGTGATGTCAGGCCCCAGGTCCACCCCAACTATCGGATTACTGTCTAG
- the Ddx39b gene encoding spliceosome RNA helicase DDX39B isoform X2 — translation MRPGVREGGRPRASLEPEVKAASRLRPCCCRHTRSQCLENDVDNELLDYEDDEVETAAGADGTEAPAKKDVKGSYVSIHSSGFRDFLLKPELLRAIVDCGFEHPSEVQHECIPQAILGMDVLCQAKSGMGKTAVFVLATLQQLEPVTGQVSVLVMCHTRELAFQISKEYERFSKYMPNVKVAVFFGGLSIKKDEEVLKKNCPHIVVGTPGRILALARNKSLNLKHIKHFILDECDKMLEQLDMRRDVQEIFRMTPHEKQVMMFSATLSKEIRPVCRKFMQDPMEIFVDDETKLTLHGLQQYYVKLKDNEKNRKLFDLLDVLEFNQVVIFVKSVQRCIALAQLLVEQNFPAIAIHRGMPQEERLSRYQQFKDFQRRILVATNLFGRGMDIERVNIAFNYDMPEDSDTYLHRVARAGRFGTKGLAITFVSDENDAKILNDVQDRFEVNISELPDEIDISSYIEQTR, via the exons ATGCGCCCCGGCGTCCGGGAAGGCGGGAGGCCCCGGGCGAGCCTGGAACCGGAAGTGAAGGCCGCTTCCCGCCTCCGTCCCTGTTGCTGCCGCCATACACGCTCGCAGTGCTTAG AGAACGATGTGGACAATGAGCTCTTGGACTATGAAGACGATGAGGTGGAGACAGCCGCTGGGGCCGATGGGACCGAAGCTCCCGCCAAGAAAGATGTCAAGGGCTCCTACGTCTCCATCCACAGCTCGGGCTTTCGAGATTTCCTCCTCAAGCCAGAGCTGCTCCGGGCCATCGTTGACTGTGGCTTTGAGCATCCATCAGAGG tCCAGCATGAGTGCATCCCTCAGGCCATTCTGGGGATGGACGTCCTGTGCCAGGCCAAGTCAGGCATGGGAAAAACAGCAGTGTTTGTCCTGGCCACACTGCAACAGCTGGAGCCAGTTACTGGGCAG GTGTCTGTGCTGGTGATGTGTCACACTAGGGAGCTGGCTTTCCAGATCAGCAAGGAATATGAGCGCTTCTCAAAGTACATGCCGAATGTCAAG GTGGCAGTGTTTTTTGGCGGTCTGTCTATCAAGAAGGATGAAGAGGTGCTGAAGAAGAACTGCCCACACATTGTCGTGGGGACTCCTGGCCGAATTCTAGCCCTGGCTCGAAATAAGAGCCTGAATCTGAAACACATTAAACACTTTATCTTGGATGAGTGTGACAAGATGCTTGAACAGCTCG acATGCGTCGGGATGTCCAGGAAATTTTTCGCATGACCCCCCATGAGAAGCAGGTCATGATGTTCAGTGCTACCTTGAGCAAAGAGATCCGCCCAGTCTGCCGCAAGTTCATGCAAGAT CCTATGGAGATCTTCGTGGATGACGAGACCAAGTTGACGCTGCACGGGTTGCAGCAATACTACGTGAAACTGAAGGACAACGAGAAGAACCGGAAGCTCTTTGACCTTCTCGATGTCCTCGAGTTCAACCAG GTGGTGATCTTTGTGAAGTCCGTGCAGCGCTGCATCGCCCTGGCCCAGCTTCTAGTGGAGCAGAACTTTCCAGCCATTGCTATCCACCGTGGGATGCCCCAGGAGGAGAG GCTCTCTCGGTATCAGCAGTTCAAGGATTTTCAGCGGAGGATTCTTGTGGCTACCAACCTATTTGGCCGAGGCATGGACATTGAGCGTGTGAACATCGCTTTCAACTATGACATGCCCGAGGACTCGGACACCTACCTGCACAGG gTGGCCAGAGCGGGCCGCTTTGGTACCAAGGGCTTGGCCATCACATTTGTGTCAGACGAGAATGATGCCAAGATCCTCAATGACGTGCAGGACCGTTTCGAGGTCAACATCAGCGAGCTGCCTGACGAGATCGACATTTCCTCCTACA TTGAGCAGACACGGTAG
- the Ddx39b gene encoding spliceosome RNA helicase DDX39B isoform X1 — protein sequence MAENDVDNELLDYEDDEVETAAGADGTEAPAKKDVKGSYVSIHSSGFRDFLLKPELLRAIVDCGFEHPSEVQHECIPQAILGMDVLCQAKSGMGKTAVFVLATLQQLEPVTGQVSVLVMCHTRELAFQISKEYERFSKYMPNVKVAVFFGGLSIKKDEEVLKKNCPHIVVGTPGRILALARNKSLNLKHIKHFILDECDKMLEQLDMRRDVQEIFRMTPHEKQVMMFSATLSKEIRPVCRKFMQDPMEIFVDDETKLTLHGLQQYYVKLKDNEKNRKLFDLLDVLEFNQVVIFVKSVQRCIALAQLLVEQNFPAIAIHRGMPQEERLSRYQQFKDFQRRILVATNLFGRGMDIERVNIAFNYDMPEDSDTYLHRVARAGRFGTKGLAITFVSDENDAKILNDVQDRFEVNISELPDEIDISSYIEQTR from the exons ATGGCAGAGAACGATGTGGACAATGAGCTCTTGGACTATGAAGACGATGAGGTGGAGACAGCCGCTGGGGCCGATGGGACCGAAGCTCCCGCCAAGAAAGATGTCAAGGGCTCCTACGTCTCCATCCACAGCTCGGGCTTTCGAGATTTCCTCCTCAAGCCAGAGCTGCTCCGGGCCATCGTTGACTGTGGCTTTGAGCATCCATCAGAGG tCCAGCATGAGTGCATCCCTCAGGCCATTCTGGGGATGGACGTCCTGTGCCAGGCCAAGTCAGGCATGGGAAAAACAGCAGTGTTTGTCCTGGCCACACTGCAACAGCTGGAGCCAGTTACTGGGCAG GTGTCTGTGCTGGTGATGTGTCACACTAGGGAGCTGGCTTTCCAGATCAGCAAGGAATATGAGCGCTTCTCAAAGTACATGCCGAATGTCAAG GTGGCAGTGTTTTTTGGCGGTCTGTCTATCAAGAAGGATGAAGAGGTGCTGAAGAAGAACTGCCCACACATTGTCGTGGGGACTCCTGGCCGAATTCTAGCCCTGGCTCGAAATAAGAGCCTGAATCTGAAACACATTAAACACTTTATCTTGGATGAGTGTGACAAGATGCTTGAACAGCTCG acATGCGTCGGGATGTCCAGGAAATTTTTCGCATGACCCCCCATGAGAAGCAGGTCATGATGTTCAGTGCTACCTTGAGCAAAGAGATCCGCCCAGTCTGCCGCAAGTTCATGCAAGAT CCTATGGAGATCTTCGTGGATGACGAGACCAAGTTGACGCTGCACGGGTTGCAGCAATACTACGTGAAACTGAAGGACAACGAGAAGAACCGGAAGCTCTTTGACCTTCTCGATGTCCTCGAGTTCAACCAG GTGGTGATCTTTGTGAAGTCCGTGCAGCGCTGCATCGCCCTGGCCCAGCTTCTAGTGGAGCAGAACTTTCCAGCCATTGCTATCCACCGTGGGATGCCCCAGGAGGAGAG GCTCTCTCGGTATCAGCAGTTCAAGGATTTTCAGCGGAGGATTCTTGTGGCTACCAACCTATTTGGCCGAGGCATGGACATTGAGCGTGTGAACATCGCTTTCAACTATGACATGCCCGAGGACTCGGACACCTACCTGCACAGG gTGGCCAGAGCGGGCCGCTTTGGTACCAAGGGCTTGGCCATCACATTTGTGTCAGACGAGAATGATGCCAAGATCCTCAATGACGTGCAGGACCGTTTCGAGGTCAACATCAGCGAGCTGCCTGACGAGATCGACATTTCCTCCTACA TTGAGCAGACACGGTAG